The Zobellia alginiliquefaciens genome contains a region encoding:
- a CDS encoding metallophosphoesterase has product MLRWIIFIVIYFIMGLYTLQALKTVTRYPWVYYLFITVAVLVLGNFIYQFTLGEEEGRVLSRAKSYAFGLLLTVLAFQMVTILFLLSEDVFRFLSSGYQKFFGQSKVFTFPERRKFLSILGLGLAAIPFGALLYGMYKGKYNFKVLKYNLEFDDLPDAFDGYQITQISDVHSGSFDDRKKIEYAIDLINEQDSDVILFTGDMVNNLATEMEPWADLFATLSAKDGKFSILGNHDYGDYVDWETEEAKHQNLEDLKNLQRNMGFDLLLNENRFLQKGDDKIALVGVENWGRGGFKKVGDLKKAVANVDKDDFKILMSHDPSHWEDVVLHDEYHYHLTLSGHTHGMQFGIEIPGWIKWSPVKWRYKYWAGIYKELGQYINVNRGFGFLGYPGRVGIWPEISVITLKKKA; this is encoded by the coding sequence ATGCTACGTTGGATTATATTTATTGTCATTTATTTTATAATGGGCCTTTATACTTTGCAGGCGCTAAAAACTGTAACAAGATACCCTTGGGTGTATTATCTCTTCATTACTGTAGCCGTATTGGTACTGGGTAATTTTATCTATCAATTTACGCTGGGGGAAGAAGAAGGTAGAGTGTTGAGTAGGGCTAAAAGTTATGCTTTTGGGCTATTGCTGACCGTGTTGGCGTTTCAAATGGTTACCATACTTTTTCTTTTGTCCGAAGATGTATTTCGGTTTTTATCTAGTGGTTATCAGAAATTTTTTGGGCAATCTAAGGTCTTTACTTTCCCTGAACGCAGAAAATTTTTAAGCATTTTGGGGCTTGGTTTGGCTGCAATTCCGTTTGGGGCATTACTTTATGGAATGTATAAGGGTAAATATAATTTTAAGGTGCTGAAGTATAATTTGGAGTTTGATGATTTGCCCGATGCTTTTGATGGTTATCAAATCACCCAAATATCCGATGTACATAGTGGTAGTTTTGATGATAGAAAAAAGATTGAATATGCTATTGACCTTATTAATGAGCAGGATAGTGATGTTATTCTTTTTACAGGCGATATGGTAAATAACTTGGCTACGGAAATGGAACCTTGGGCAGACCTGTTTGCTACCTTGAGTGCTAAAGATGGTAAGTTTTCTATATTGGGGAATCATGACTACGGAGACTACGTGGACTGGGAAACTGAAGAGGCCAAACATCAGAATTTAGAGGATTTAAAAAACCTCCAGCGTAATATGGGCTTCGATTTGTTATTGAATGAAAATCGATTTTTACAAAAAGGAGACGATAAGATAGCTCTAGTAGGTGTGGAAAACTGGGGACGTGGAGGCTTTAAGAAAGTTGGTGATCTTAAAAAGGCAGTAGCTAATGTAGATAAAGACGATTTTAAAATACTTATGAGTCATGATCCTTCTCATTGGGAAGATGTAGTCCTGCATGATGAATATCATTACCACCTTACTTTAAGCGGGCATACCCATGGGATGCAATTTGGAATAGAAATACCAGGTTGGATCAAGTGGAGTCCCGTAAAATGGCGTTACAAATATTGGGCAGGAATTTATAAAGAACTTGGGCAATACATAAACGTAAACCGTGGCTTCGGCTTTTTAGGGTATCCAGGTAGGGTAGGGATATGGCCCGAGATTAGTGTGATTACACTAAAAAAGAAAGCTTAA
- a CDS encoding copper homeostasis protein CutC, whose product MLVEVCANSLQSALNAQKAGADRIELCAELAVGGITPSYGLLKSVREQISIPVHVLIRPRSGDFTYSADELKIMKENIALCSQLGFEGIVSGVLKSNYTLNVEQTQELIAASGDMRFTFHRAFDWVEDPFKTLSQLEELGVDYILTSGQQKSAVAGIELLKRLHAKTKNCTLMPGGGVRPENVMDFKKWGFGAVHLSGVKFLRTLPETNKVSMNSPLFLKDSEVAITDSNTIIDIVNRVK is encoded by the coding sequence ATGCTAGTAGAAGTCTGTGCCAATTCTTTGCAATCTGCATTAAATGCTCAAAAAGCGGGAGCTGACCGTATTGAGCTTTGTGCCGAACTCGCCGTAGGGGGAATTACTCCTTCATATGGTTTGCTGAAAAGTGTACGAGAGCAAATTTCCATTCCTGTTCATGTGCTCATACGCCCGCGTAGCGGAGATTTCACCTATTCTGCTGATGAGCTAAAAATTATGAAAGAGAATATTGCTCTCTGTTCACAATTGGGGTTTGAAGGGATTGTGTCTGGGGTATTAAAATCTAATTATACATTAAATGTTGAGCAAACCCAAGAGCTTATTGCTGCTTCCGGTGATATGAGATTTACATTTCATCGTGCATTCGATTGGGTGGAAGACCCTTTTAAAACCTTATCTCAGCTGGAAGAATTGGGGGTAGACTACATATTAACGTCTGGCCAACAAAAATCGGCGGTAGCAGGAATAGAACTTTTGAAGAGGCTTCATGCGAAAACTAAAAATTGTACCCTTATGCCAGGTGGGGGAGTGCGGCCTGAAAATGTTATGGATTTTAAAAAATGGGGTTTTGGAGCTGTTCATCTTTCGGGAGTTAAATTTTTAAGAACGTTGCCCGAAACGAATAAGGTTTCTATGAATTCTCCATTGTTCTTAAAAGACAGTGAAGTTGCTATAACTGACTCAAACACAATTATAGATATAGTAAATAGGGTTAAATAA
- a CDS encoding isoaspartyl peptidase/L-asparaginase family protein, with protein MERRKFLKNSTAATAGLISTPLLAAQTHTSTKTTTDTIAAVKPIVICTWDFHNASSKAWETLKDGGSSLDAVTEGVMIEENDINNQTVGVGGRPDRDGNVTLDACIMDKDGNCGAVLAMQNIANPILVARKVMEETPHVMLAGKGAEQFAYEMGFKKTNLLTEKSKQEWLEWKKTSQYKPIINIENHDTIGMLAIDANGDISGACTTSGMGYKMAGRVGDSPIIGAGLFVDNEIGGATATGVGEEVVRTVGSFLIVELMRQGKSPQEACKEGVERIMAKNKGRNDFQIGFIAINKAGETGSYCIHPGFTYRSYSEEGHVNNPSESYIKS; from the coding sequence ATGGAAAGAAGAAAGTTCCTAAAAAATTCCACTGCCGCAACCGCAGGTTTAATTTCAACCCCTTTATTGGCTGCCCAAACCCATACATCTACTAAAACAACTACAGACACTATAGCTGCCGTAAAACCTATTGTAATTTGTACATGGGATTTTCACAACGCATCTTCAAAAGCATGGGAAACTTTAAAAGACGGTGGCTCTTCATTAGATGCTGTAACCGAAGGTGTAATGATAGAAGAAAATGATATCAACAACCAAACCGTAGGCGTTGGTGGCAGACCGGACCGAGACGGAAACGTAACTTTGGATGCTTGTATTATGGATAAAGATGGAAACTGCGGCGCTGTATTGGCCATGCAAAACATCGCTAACCCTATTTTGGTTGCTCGTAAAGTAATGGAGGAAACCCCACATGTTATGCTTGCCGGAAAAGGGGCTGAACAATTTGCTTATGAAATGGGATTTAAGAAAACCAATCTCCTTACCGAAAAATCAAAACAGGAATGGTTGGAATGGAAAAAAACCTCGCAATACAAACCTATCATAAATATTGAAAACCATGATACTATTGGCATGCTTGCCATTGATGCCAATGGAGATATTTCCGGAGCTTGTACCACAAGTGGCATGGGATACAAAATGGCGGGGCGCGTTGGTGATTCTCCGATTATTGGAGCTGGACTTTTTGTTGATAACGAAATAGGCGGAGCAACAGCTACCGGCGTGGGCGAAGAGGTAGTCCGTACCGTAGGCAGCTTTCTTATCGTAGAATTAATGCGACAAGGAAAGTCTCCTCAAGAAGCTTGTAAAGAAGGCGTAGAACGAATTATGGCCAAAAATAAAGGTCGAAATGATTTTCAAATCGGTTTTATAGCTATTAATAAAGCTGGCGAAACCGGCAGTTATTGTATTCATCCCGGATTTACGTATCGGTCCTATTCTGAAGAAGGGCATGTAAATAATCCTTCGGAAAGCTACATCAAATCTTAA
- the polA gene encoding DNA polymerase I, giving the protein MPEQKRLFLLDAYALIFRGYYALIKNPRINSKGMDTSAIMGFMNSLFDVIKREKPDHLAVCFDKGGSAERTELFPEYKANRDETPDAIRIAVPYIQDILKAMHIPSVVLEGWEADDIIGTLAKQAEKEEYKVFMVTPDKDFGQLVSENIFMYRPARMGNGIEIWGIPEIQKRFGVERPEQVIDYLGMMGDASDNIPGLPGVGDKTAKKFIEQFDSMEGLLANTDKLKGKMKEKVEANKELGLLSKKLATICIDCDVTFNAEDYEMSVPDSEKVQGIFEELEFRRLKDQFIKIFSGETENETQVSSTETAKQQASGSSSAGSGQFSLFGGDGSSAATITDSSSRKTIKDVPHVYQSVAAGMAMKLFVQNLMKQTSVCFDTETTSLNPLEAQLVGIAFSWEATKGYYIPFPENKDEAQELIEILRPFFESETIEKIGQNLKYDIKVLDKYNIKVKGKFFDTMLAHYLINPDMRHNMDVLSETYLNYTPVSITELIGKKGKNQLSMRDVPLEKQTEYAIEDADITFQLAEHFRPELAEAKTDVLFKDIEIPLLQVLADMELEGINLDEKFLNGLSEDLNNDIKSLEEKIYEAAGEEFNIGSPKQLGEILFSKMKLVDKPKKTKTGQFSTSEDVLSYLAKDHEIIQNVLNYRGLAKLKSTYVDALPAQVEATTGRVHTDYMQTVAATGRLSSNNPNLQNIPIRTERGRQVRKAFVPRDENYILLAADYSQIELRIIAALSEETTMIEAFKNGEDIHASTASKVFNVPIEEVTREQRSNAKTVNFGIIYGVSAFGLSNQTDLSRSEAKELIDTYYKTYPKLRNYMGEQVDFARDNGYVSTVLGRRRYLKDINGSNAIVRGAAERNAVNAPIQGSAADIIKLAMINIHKKLAEGNYKSKMLLQVHDELVFDIYKPELDELSGLIKSEMENAYKLSVPLDVEVGLGQDWLEAH; this is encoded by the coding sequence ATGCCTGAACAAAAACGACTCTTCTTACTAGACGCCTACGCACTAATTTTCCGTGGATATTATGCCCTTATTAAAAACCCGAGAATAAACTCAAAAGGAATGGATACCTCTGCCATTATGGGGTTCATGAATTCCCTTTTTGACGTTATAAAAAGAGAAAAACCAGACCACCTAGCCGTTTGTTTCGATAAAGGCGGAAGTGCCGAACGTACTGAATTGTTCCCTGAGTACAAAGCGAATAGGGATGAAACCCCGGATGCCATTCGCATTGCAGTACCTTATATTCAGGATATTTTAAAAGCCATGCACATACCGTCCGTAGTTCTGGAAGGCTGGGAAGCCGATGACATCATTGGCACCCTGGCAAAACAGGCCGAAAAAGAAGAGTATAAAGTTTTTATGGTTACTCCGGATAAGGATTTTGGGCAGTTGGTTTCCGAGAACATTTTCATGTACCGCCCTGCACGAATGGGTAACGGTATAGAAATATGGGGCATACCCGAAATACAAAAACGTTTTGGGGTGGAACGCCCAGAACAGGTGATAGATTACTTGGGCATGATGGGCGATGCCAGTGATAATATTCCCGGTCTACCCGGTGTTGGCGACAAAACAGCTAAAAAATTCATTGAGCAATTTGACTCAATGGAAGGCCTATTGGCGAATACCGATAAGCTGAAAGGCAAAATGAAAGAAAAGGTAGAAGCAAATAAGGAATTAGGGCTTCTCTCTAAAAAACTTGCCACTATCTGCATAGATTGCGATGTTACTTTCAATGCCGAGGATTATGAAATGTCGGTTCCAGATAGCGAGAAAGTTCAAGGGATTTTTGAAGAGCTGGAATTCAGGCGACTAAAAGACCAGTTCATCAAAATATTTTCAGGAGAAACCGAAAACGAAACACAAGTAAGCAGTACTGAAACTGCCAAACAACAAGCTTCGGGCTCTTCATCAGCAGGCAGCGGGCAATTTTCACTTTTTGGTGGCGATGGATCTTCCGCAGCTACCATTACAGATAGTTCTAGCAGAAAAACTATTAAAGACGTACCTCACGTTTACCAAAGTGTTGCTGCAGGTATGGCCATGAAGCTCTTTGTTCAAAATCTAATGAAGCAGACCTCGGTTTGTTTTGATACGGAAACCACCTCGTTAAATCCGCTGGAAGCGCAACTTGTAGGTATAGCATTTTCATGGGAAGCCACAAAAGGGTATTACATTCCTTTCCCTGAAAATAAAGATGAGGCACAGGAACTCATAGAAATTCTACGACCTTTCTTTGAGTCCGAAACCATTGAGAAAATTGGTCAAAACCTTAAATACGACATCAAAGTTTTAGACAAGTATAATATTAAGGTAAAAGGGAAGTTTTTTGACACTATGTTGGCGCACTACCTGATCAATCCGGATATGCGCCACAATATGGATGTACTGTCCGAAACCTACCTTAATTACACGCCTGTTTCCATAACTGAGCTTATTGGCAAAAAAGGAAAGAACCAATTGAGCATGCGTGATGTGCCTTTGGAAAAGCAAACAGAATATGCTATTGAAGATGCAGATATAACTTTTCAATTGGCAGAACATTTCAGACCTGAACTGGCAGAAGCAAAGACCGATGTTCTTTTTAAAGATATAGAGATTCCATTATTACAAGTTCTAGCCGATATGGAGTTAGAAGGCATCAATTTGGATGAAAAATTCCTGAACGGACTTTCCGAAGACCTAAATAATGACATCAAAAGTCTTGAAGAAAAAATTTACGAAGCCGCAGGAGAAGAATTCAATATAGGTTCACCAAAGCAACTGGGTGAAATTTTGTTCAGCAAAATGAAATTAGTTGACAAGCCCAAAAAGACCAAAACAGGTCAGTTTTCTACCTCGGAAGATGTACTTTCCTATTTGGCCAAGGACCATGAGATTATTCAAAATGTATTGAACTACCGTGGGCTGGCAAAACTAAAAAGCACCTACGTAGATGCGTTACCTGCACAAGTAGAAGCTACTACGGGCCGCGTTCACACAGATTATATGCAAACTGTTGCCGCAACCGGCAGATTAAGCAGTAATAATCCAAACCTACAAAATATTCCTATTCGAACCGAACGAGGCCGTCAAGTCCGTAAAGCTTTTGTTCCAAGGGATGAGAACTACATTTTGTTAGCTGCGGATTATTCTCAAATTGAATTACGTATTATTGCGGCATTGAGTGAAGAGACCACTATGATCGAAGCCTTTAAAAATGGCGAAGACATTCATGCTTCCACTGCATCAAAAGTATTTAACGTACCAATTGAAGAAGTCACTCGCGAGCAAAGAAGCAATGCCAAAACCGTAAACTTTGGGATTATATATGGCGTTTCTGCCTTTGGCCTGAGCAATCAAACCGATTTATCACGCTCCGAAGCCAAAGAACTTATTGATACCTATTATAAAACGTATCCAAAACTTCGCAATTATATGGGCGAACAGGTAGACTTTGCACGTGACAATGGCTATGTATCAACTGTGTTGGGCAGAAGACGATATCTTAAAGACATTAACGGAAGTAATGCCATAGTACGCGGTGCCGCAGAACGTAACGCCGTGAACGCACCTATTCAAGGTAGCGCTGCGGATATCATAAAACTAGCAATGATCAATATCCACAAAAAACTCGCTGAAGGCAACTACAAATCTAAAATGCTCTTACAGGTACATGATGAATTGGTGTTTGATATATATAAGCCAGAATTGGATGAATTAAGCGGATTAATAAAATCCGAAATGGAGAATGCCTATAAGCTATCGGTACCGTTAGATGTAGAAGTTGGCCTAGGACAAGATTGGCTGGAGGCGCATTAA
- a CDS encoding T9SS type A sorting domain-containing protein, producing the protein MKTLATLFTILFFVCNSYAQEAAEQNIGHKTTMTSVKKVKVFPNPASNVVNVLGLKNTAKATISIMDIYGNIVLSHQWEIRRNAISIPVSSLDSGAYIINIRSNEEKVHTKFYKQ; encoded by the coding sequence ATGAAAACGTTAGCTACACTTTTTACTATTTTATTCTTTGTCTGCAACAGCTATGCACAGGAAGCTGCAGAACAGAATATTGGTCATAAAACTACCATGACGTCAGTAAAAAAAGTGAAGGTATTTCCCAATCCAGCTAGTAACGTTGTTAATGTACTAGGCTTAAAAAATACCGCTAAAGCAACCATTTCCATAATGGACATTTATGGTAACATTGTACTTTCACACCAATGGGAGATTCGAAGAAATGCCATAAGCATACCTGTTTCTTCCCTTGATTCGGGCGCATATATCATTAACATTCGTTCGAATGAAGAAAAAGTTCACACAAAGTTCTACAAACAATAG
- the rplM gene encoding 50S ribosomal protein L13: MDTLSYKTVSANKTTVDKQWLLVDAEGETLGRLASKVAKMLRGKHKPSFTPHVDCGDNVIIINAEKINLTGNKWDDKSYSRYTGYPGGQRTTSVKELLAKKPEAIVEKAVKGMLPKNRLGADLFRNLKVFVGTAHNHEAQKPQVINLKEFK; this comes from the coding sequence GTGGATACATTAAGTTATAAGACCGTTTCTGCCAATAAAACAACTGTTGACAAACAGTGGTTATTAGTTGATGCAGAAGGAGAGACTTTAGGCCGATTGGCTTCTAAAGTTGCCAAAATGCTTAGAGGAAAACATAAGCCAAGTTTCACCCCTCATGTTGATTGTGGTGATAATGTGATTATTATCAATGCTGAGAAAATCAATTTAACCGGAAACAAATGGGATGATAAATCCTATTCTCGTTACACAGGCTATCCTGGTGGTCAGCGTACTACATCCGTAAAAGAGCTTTTGGCTAAAAAACCTGAAGCAATTGTAGAAAAAGCGGTTAAAGGAATGCTTCCTAAGAACAGATTGGGTGCCGATCTTTTCAGAAACCTTAAAGTTTTTGTTGGAACAGCACATAACCATGAAGCTCAAAAACCACAGGTTATCAACTTAAAAGAATTCAAGTAA
- the rpsI gene encoding 30S ribosomal protein S9 → METIHKIGRRKTAVARVYVSEGKGNITVNQRDLNDYFPTATLQYKVKQPFALTENEEAYDVSVNVYGGGITGQAEAIRLALSRAMCEVDEENRLTLKPEGLLTRDPRMVERKKFGQKKARKKFQFSKR, encoded by the coding sequence ATGGAGACCATTCATAAAATCGGCAGAAGAAAGACAGCGGTTGCTCGTGTATATGTTTCAGAAGGAAAAGGAAACATTACAGTAAACCAGAGAGATCTTAACGATTATTTCCCAACGGCTACTCTACAGTATAAGGTGAAGCAACCTTTTGCACTTACTGAAAACGAAGAAGCTTATGACGTAAGCGTAAACGTATACGGTGGTGGTATTACGGGTCAAGCAGAAGCTATACGCTTAGCTCTTTCTAGAGCTATGTGTGAAGTTGACGAAGAAAATAGACTTACTCTTAAACCAGAAGGTTTATTAACTCGTGACCCAAGAATGGTTGAGCGTAAGAAATTCGGACAGAAGAAAGCTCGTAAGAAATTCCAGTTCTCAAAACGTTAA
- the rpsB gene encoding 30S ribosomal protein S2 — translation MAKVEVKQLLEAGVHFGHLTRKWNPNMAPYIYMERNGIHVINLYKTVAKLDEANEALQKIAASGRKILFVATKKQAKDIVAEKVANVNMPFITERWPGGMLTNFVTIRKAVKKMASIDRMKKDGTFMTLSKKERLQVDRLRAKLDKNLGSISDMTRLPGALFIVDTMREHIAVKEAQKLNIPIFAMVDTNSDPRDVDYLIPSNDDASKSIDIIMTQVTEAIAEGLAERKSEKQSDKEGADAPKKAEKQKAPIEPTPKTVETKAPPVVAKTPEPTVNVEATKAAVEAEQKADSSDIDFTKIEGVGPKAAEALVNAGFDSYAKLAEGDPEKIKEILTEASSRMAHLDPTSWPKQAKMAADGKWDELKEWQDSVKGGVE, via the coding sequence ATGGCGAAAGTCGAAGTAAAACAATTATTGGAAGCTGGTGTGCATTTTGGCCACCTTACACGAAAGTGGAACCCTAACATGGCGCCCTACATCTACATGGAGCGTAACGGTATCCACGTTATCAATCTTTACAAAACAGTTGCAAAATTAGACGAGGCTAATGAGGCTCTTCAAAAAATTGCTGCATCTGGACGAAAAATTCTTTTTGTTGCTACAAAAAAACAAGCAAAAGACATCGTTGCCGAAAAAGTAGCAAATGTAAACATGCCTTTCATCACTGAAAGATGGCCTGGTGGTATGTTGACCAATTTCGTTACTATTCGTAAAGCAGTAAAGAAAATGGCATCTATTGACCGTATGAAAAAAGACGGTACATTCATGACTTTATCTAAAAAAGAACGTCTACAAGTAGACCGTCTTCGTGCCAAACTAGACAAGAACTTAGGTTCAATCTCTGACATGACACGTTTACCTGGTGCATTGTTCATAGTTGACACCATGCGCGAGCACATTGCCGTTAAGGAAGCTCAAAAATTGAACATTCCTATTTTTGCAATGGTCGATACCAATTCAGACCCAAGAGATGTAGATTATTTGATTCCATCTAACGATGATGCTTCAAAATCTATTGACATTATTATGACTCAAGTAACTGAGGCTATCGCGGAAGGTCTTGCTGAGCGTAAATCTGAAAAACAATCGGACAAGGAAGGTGCTGATGCTCCTAAAAAAGCAGAAAAACAAAAGGCCCCTATTGAACCAACTCCAAAAACGGTAGAAACAAAAGCACCACCTGTTGTTGCTAAAACACCAGAACCAACAGTAAATGTTGAAGCTACTAAAGCAGCTGTTGAAGCAGAGCAGAAAGCAGATTCTAGCGATATAGACTTCACCAAAATAGAAGGTGTTGGACCTAAAGCTGCCGAGGCTTTAGTTAATGCCGGCTTTGATTCTTACGCCAAATTGGCCGAAGGTGATCCAGAAAAAATAAAAGAGATCCTTACAGAGGCTAGCTCTAGAATGGCGCACCTTGACCCAACTTCATGGCCAAAGCAGGCTAAAATGGCTGCTGATGGCAAATGGGACGAGCTTAAAGAATGGCAAGACAGTGTTAAAGGAGGTGTAGAATAA